From the Lathyrus oleraceus cultivar Zhongwan6 chromosome 4, CAAS_Psat_ZW6_1.0, whole genome shotgun sequence genome, one window contains:
- the LOC127073424 gene encoding receptor-like serine/threonine-protein kinase SD1-6 isoform X1 → MFLKHFAFFLVVPIFFPLTSHLFADSTSWVKAGYYYSGSEIAASEIKSTLFTHLLCAFAFINSTNYNIFINSSEEHKFSTFTNKVKLQNPSVITLLSIYTGRENSSLFNLMISQSSYRKSFIDSSIETAREYEFQGIDLRGVSPKQGKELANFATLLKEWRNAITSEARNYTSRIDLVLVMAGYYLKASDSCSYPFESMQKNLDWVHFVAYDYHLPEKDNVTGFHAALYGSSGWENTDSGIKEWRKRGFSSNKLVIGLPYHGYAWKLVEQGEGGVGKPASGPSTTKDGSMSYKWIKSFIKSFGDGVVSSYNDTIIVNYFIVASTTWVNFDDVEAIKEKVSYAKKNGLLGYNVFQVGNDDNWVLSMAAAQELDDRLLIILLLTIMTAALLMGTVFCYYYYQRTVTVITKMIHKLKIYLSAAEKDVDEDSYDLIVFGYLTIKVATDNFSTENKLGEGGFGAVYKVTLENTSVCEMFHANRNCDKTVNTYDLFCQGKLRKGQEIAVKRLSENSNQGLEEFRNEITLTARLQHVNLVRLLGYCTKRNEKLLIYEYLPNKSLDHFLFDPRKSILLDWRKRVNIIEGITQGLVYLQEYSNFTIIHRDLKASNVLLDHEMNPKIADFGLARIFGKNELEANTSRIVGTYGSVPPEYVRKGIYSPKYDVYSFGVLLLQVISGKRSSHYYGSHENMNLLEYAHELWMEGRGDEFLDPSLDDSTCHCKIMRCMQVGLLCVQENSADRPSMLEVDSLLKNEGTPVGTPNMPAFSMKKHEDDKGDTMNDVTISEMVAR, encoded by the exons ATGTTTTTAAAACATTTTGCTTTCTTCCTTGTTGTCCCTATCTTCTTCCCTCTCACGTCTCACTTATTTGCAGATTCAACTTCCTGGGTAAAAGCAGGTTACTACTATTCCGGCAGTGAAATTGCAGCTTCAGAAATTAAATCAACACTTTTCACACACCTCTTATGTGCTTTTGCTTTTATAAACTCCACAAACTATAACATCTTTATAAACTCTTCTGAAGAACACAAATTCTCCACCTTCACCAACAAAGTAAAGCTTCAAAATCCATCTGTTATAACTCTTCTATCAATCTACACTGGAAGAGAAAACTCTTCACTTTTTAACTTAATGATAAGCCAATCTTCTTACAGAAAATCTTTCATTGATTCTTCCATCGAAACAGCCAGAGAATATGAGTTTCAAGGCATAGACCTTCGTGGAGTCTCACCAAAGCAAGGTAAAGAACTTGCAAATTTTGCAACCCTTTTGAAAGAGTGGCGAAACGCGATAACTTCTGAGGCAAGAAATTACACGAGTAGAATAGACTTAGTGTTGGTGATGGCAGGTTATTATCTAAAAGCTTCAGATTCATGTAGTTATCCTTTTGAATCAATGCAGAAGAATTTGGATTGGGTTCATTTTGTTGCATATGATTACCATCTTCCTGAAAAGGACAATGTCACAGGTTTTCATGCAGCTTTATATGGTTCATCTGGTTGGGAAAATACTGACTCTGGTATCAAAGAGTGGAGAAAGAGAGGATTTTCTTCTAACAAACTTGTAATTGGTTTACCTTATCATGGATATGCTTGGAAACTTGTGGAACAAGGTGAAGGTGGTGTTGGAAAACCAGCTTCTGGTCCATCTACTACTAAGGATGGTTCTATGAGTTATAAGTGGATAAAAAGTTTCATTAAAAGCTTTGGAGATGGAGTAGTTTCAAGCTATAATGATACTATTATAGTGAATTATTTCATTGTTGCTTCCACTACTTGGGTTAATTTTGATGATGTGGAAGCTATTAAAGAAAAAGTTTCTTATGCAAAGAAAAATGGATTACTTGGTTACAATGTGTTTCAAGTTGGGAATGATGACAATTGGGTCCTTTCAATGGCAGCAG CTCAAGAACTAGATGATAGATTGTTGATAATTCTTCTGCTTACAATTATGACTGCTGCTCTTCTCATGGGAACAGTATTTTGTTACTACTACTACCAAA GAACCGTAACCGTTATTACAAAAATGATACACAAATTGAAGATATATTTATCCGCAGCTGAAAAAGATGTTGACGAAGATTCTTATGATTTGATAGTATTTGGCTATCTCACAATTAAAGTAGCAACAGATAACTTCTCAACAGAAAATAAGCTCGGAGAAGGTGGATTTGGTGCAGTGTACAAGGTGACACTTGAAAATACATCTGTTTGTGAAATGTTTCATGCAAATAGAAACTGTGATAAGACTGTGAATACTTATGATTTGTTTTGTCAGGGAAAATTACGAAAGGGACAGGAAATAGCTGTCAAAAGACTCTCGGAAAACTCGAATCAAGGACTTGAAGAGTTCAGAAATGAGATCACACTCACAGCAAGATTGCAACATGTGAATTTAGTTAGACTTTTGGGCTACTGCACAAAAAGGAATGAGAAGCTTCTCATCTATGAATATCTCCCAAATAAAAGCTTAGATCATTTTCTCTTTG ATCCAAGGAAATCAATTCTTCTAGATTGGAGGAAGCGTGTGAATATCATTGAAGGAATTACTCAAGGCCTTGTTTATCTCCAAGAGTACTCAAATTTTACTATAATCCACCGAGATCTTAAAGCTAGTAATGTTTTGTTAGACCATGAGATGAATCCTAAGATAGCCGATTTTGGTCTCGCTAGAATTTTTGGGAAGAATGAACTTGAAGCAAATACAAGCAGAATCGTGGGGACATA TGGATCCGTACCTCCCGAGTATGTCAGAAAAGGCATATACTCGCCCAAGTATGATGTTTATAGTTTTGGAGTCCTTCTCTTGCAGGTCATAAGTGGGAAGAGATCTTCACATTATTACGGCTCacatgaaaatatgaaccttTTGGAATAC GCACATGAGCTGTGGATGGAAGGAAGAGGTGATGAGTTTTTGGACCCTTCATTGGATGATTCAACATGTCATTGTAAAATCATGAGATGCATGCAGGTTGGTCTTTTGTGTGTTCAAGAGAACTCAGCAGATAGACCTTCCATGCTAGAAGTTGATTCACTGCTCAAGAATGAAGGTACACCTGTTGGTACTCCCAACATGCCAGCTTTTTCGATGAAAAAACACGAAGATGACAAGGGAGATACAATGAATGATGTTACAATTTCTGAGATGGTAGCAAGATAA
- the LOC127073424 gene encoding receptor-like serine/threonine-protein kinase SD1-6 isoform X2, giving the protein MFLKHFAFFLVVPIFFPLTSHLFADSTSWVKAGYYYSGSEIAASEIKSTLFTHLLCAFAFINSTNYNIFINSSEEHKFSTFTNKVKLQNPSVITLLSIYTGRENSSLFNLMISQSSYRKSFIDSSIETAREYEFQGIDLRGVSPKQGKELANFATLLKEWRNAITSEARNYTSRIDLVLVMAGYYLKASDSCSYPFESMQKNLDWVHFVAYDYHLPEKDNVTGFHAALYGSSGWENTDSGIKEWRKRGFSSNKLVIGLPYHGYAWKLVEQGEGGVGKPASGPSTTKDGSMSYKWIKSFIKSFGDGVVSSYNDTIIVNYFIVASTTWVNFDDVEAIKEKVSYAKKNGLLGYNVFQVGNDDNWVLSMAAAQELDDRLLIILLLTIMTAALLMGTVFCYYYYQRTVTVITKMIHKLKIYLSAAEKDVDEDSYDLIVFGYLTIKVATDNFSTENKLGEGGFGAVYKGKLRKGQEIAVKRLSENSNQGLEEFRNEITLTARLQHVNLVRLLGYCTKRNEKLLIYEYLPNKSLDHFLFDPRKSILLDWRKRVNIIEGITQGLVYLQEYSNFTIIHRDLKASNVLLDHEMNPKIADFGLARIFGKNELEANTSRIVGTYGSVPPEYVRKGIYSPKYDVYSFGVLLLQVISGKRSSHYYGSHENMNLLEYAHELWMEGRGDEFLDPSLDDSTCHCKIMRCMQVGLLCVQENSADRPSMLEVDSLLKNEGTPVGTPNMPAFSMKKHEDDKGDTMNDVTISEMVAR; this is encoded by the exons ATGTTTTTAAAACATTTTGCTTTCTTCCTTGTTGTCCCTATCTTCTTCCCTCTCACGTCTCACTTATTTGCAGATTCAACTTCCTGGGTAAAAGCAGGTTACTACTATTCCGGCAGTGAAATTGCAGCTTCAGAAATTAAATCAACACTTTTCACACACCTCTTATGTGCTTTTGCTTTTATAAACTCCACAAACTATAACATCTTTATAAACTCTTCTGAAGAACACAAATTCTCCACCTTCACCAACAAAGTAAAGCTTCAAAATCCATCTGTTATAACTCTTCTATCAATCTACACTGGAAGAGAAAACTCTTCACTTTTTAACTTAATGATAAGCCAATCTTCTTACAGAAAATCTTTCATTGATTCTTCCATCGAAACAGCCAGAGAATATGAGTTTCAAGGCATAGACCTTCGTGGAGTCTCACCAAAGCAAGGTAAAGAACTTGCAAATTTTGCAACCCTTTTGAAAGAGTGGCGAAACGCGATAACTTCTGAGGCAAGAAATTACACGAGTAGAATAGACTTAGTGTTGGTGATGGCAGGTTATTATCTAAAAGCTTCAGATTCATGTAGTTATCCTTTTGAATCAATGCAGAAGAATTTGGATTGGGTTCATTTTGTTGCATATGATTACCATCTTCCTGAAAAGGACAATGTCACAGGTTTTCATGCAGCTTTATATGGTTCATCTGGTTGGGAAAATACTGACTCTGGTATCAAAGAGTGGAGAAAGAGAGGATTTTCTTCTAACAAACTTGTAATTGGTTTACCTTATCATGGATATGCTTGGAAACTTGTGGAACAAGGTGAAGGTGGTGTTGGAAAACCAGCTTCTGGTCCATCTACTACTAAGGATGGTTCTATGAGTTATAAGTGGATAAAAAGTTTCATTAAAAGCTTTGGAGATGGAGTAGTTTCAAGCTATAATGATACTATTATAGTGAATTATTTCATTGTTGCTTCCACTACTTGGGTTAATTTTGATGATGTGGAAGCTATTAAAGAAAAAGTTTCTTATGCAAAGAAAAATGGATTACTTGGTTACAATGTGTTTCAAGTTGGGAATGATGACAATTGGGTCCTTTCAATGGCAGCAG CTCAAGAACTAGATGATAGATTGTTGATAATTCTTCTGCTTACAATTATGACTGCTGCTCTTCTCATGGGAACAGTATTTTGTTACTACTACTACCAAA GAACCGTAACCGTTATTACAAAAATGATACACAAATTGAAGATATATTTATCCGCAGCTGAAAAAGATGTTGACGAAGATTCTTATGATTTGATAGTATTTGGCTATCTCACAATTAAAGTAGCAACAGATAACTTCTCAACAGAAAATAAGCTCGGAGAAGGTGGATTTGGTGCAGTGTACAAG GGAAAATTACGAAAGGGACAGGAAATAGCTGTCAAAAGACTCTCGGAAAACTCGAATCAAGGACTTGAAGAGTTCAGAAATGAGATCACACTCACAGCAAGATTGCAACATGTGAATTTAGTTAGACTTTTGGGCTACTGCACAAAAAGGAATGAGAAGCTTCTCATCTATGAATATCTCCCAAATAAAAGCTTAGATCATTTTCTCTTTG ATCCAAGGAAATCAATTCTTCTAGATTGGAGGAAGCGTGTGAATATCATTGAAGGAATTACTCAAGGCCTTGTTTATCTCCAAGAGTACTCAAATTTTACTATAATCCACCGAGATCTTAAAGCTAGTAATGTTTTGTTAGACCATGAGATGAATCCTAAGATAGCCGATTTTGGTCTCGCTAGAATTTTTGGGAAGAATGAACTTGAAGCAAATACAAGCAGAATCGTGGGGACATA TGGATCCGTACCTCCCGAGTATGTCAGAAAAGGCATATACTCGCCCAAGTATGATGTTTATAGTTTTGGAGTCCTTCTCTTGCAGGTCATAAGTGGGAAGAGATCTTCACATTATTACGGCTCacatgaaaatatgaaccttTTGGAATAC GCACATGAGCTGTGGATGGAAGGAAGAGGTGATGAGTTTTTGGACCCTTCATTGGATGATTCAACATGTCATTGTAAAATCATGAGATGCATGCAGGTTGGTCTTTTGTGTGTTCAAGAGAACTCAGCAGATAGACCTTCCATGCTAGAAGTTGATTCACTGCTCAAGAATGAAGGTACACCTGTTGGTACTCCCAACATGCCAGCTTTTTCGATGAAAAAACACGAAGATGACAAGGGAGATACAATGAATGATGTTACAATTTCTGAGATGGTAGCAAGATAA
- the LOC127073424 gene encoding uncharacterized protein LOC127073424 isoform X3 has translation MFLKHFAFFLVVPIFFPLTSHLFADSTSWVKAGYYYSGSEIAASEIKSTLFTHLLCAFAFINSTNYNIFINSSEEHKFSTFTNKVKLQNPSVITLLSIYTGRENSSLFNLMISQSSYRKSFIDSSIETAREYEFQGIDLRGVSPKQGKELANFATLLKEWRNAITSEARNYTSRIDLVLVMAGYYLKASDSCSYPFESMQKNLDWVHFVAYDYHLPEKDNVTGFHAALYGSSGWENTDSGIKEWRKRGFSSNKLVIGLPYHGYAWKLVEQGEGGVGKPASGPSTTKDGSMSYKWIKSFIKSFGDGVVSSYNDTIIVNYFIVASTTWVNFDDVEAIKEKVSYAKKNGLLGYNVFQVGNDDNWVLSMAAGTVTVITKMIHKLKIYLSAAEKDVDEDSYDLIVFGYLTIKVATDNFSTENKLGEGGFGAVYKVTLENTSVCEMFHANRNCDKTVNTYDLFCQGKLRKGQEIAVKRLSENSNQGLEEFRNEITLTARLQHVNLVRLLGYCTKRNEKLLIYEYLPNKSLDHFLFDPRKSILLDWRKRVNIIEGITQGLVYLQEYSNFTIIHRDLKASNVLLDHEMNPKIADFGLARIFGKNELEANTSRIVGTYGSVPPEYVRKGIYSPKYDVYSFGVLLLQVISGKRSSHYYGSHENMNLLEYAHELWMEGRGDEFLDPSLDDSTCHCKIMRCMQVGLLCVQENSADRPSMLEVDSLLKNEGTPVGTPNMPAFSMKKHEDDKGDTMNDVTISEMVAR, from the exons ATGTTTTTAAAACATTTTGCTTTCTTCCTTGTTGTCCCTATCTTCTTCCCTCTCACGTCTCACTTATTTGCAGATTCAACTTCCTGGGTAAAAGCAGGTTACTACTATTCCGGCAGTGAAATTGCAGCTTCAGAAATTAAATCAACACTTTTCACACACCTCTTATGTGCTTTTGCTTTTATAAACTCCACAAACTATAACATCTTTATAAACTCTTCTGAAGAACACAAATTCTCCACCTTCACCAACAAAGTAAAGCTTCAAAATCCATCTGTTATAACTCTTCTATCAATCTACACTGGAAGAGAAAACTCTTCACTTTTTAACTTAATGATAAGCCAATCTTCTTACAGAAAATCTTTCATTGATTCTTCCATCGAAACAGCCAGAGAATATGAGTTTCAAGGCATAGACCTTCGTGGAGTCTCACCAAAGCAAGGTAAAGAACTTGCAAATTTTGCAACCCTTTTGAAAGAGTGGCGAAACGCGATAACTTCTGAGGCAAGAAATTACACGAGTAGAATAGACTTAGTGTTGGTGATGGCAGGTTATTATCTAAAAGCTTCAGATTCATGTAGTTATCCTTTTGAATCAATGCAGAAGAATTTGGATTGGGTTCATTTTGTTGCATATGATTACCATCTTCCTGAAAAGGACAATGTCACAGGTTTTCATGCAGCTTTATATGGTTCATCTGGTTGGGAAAATACTGACTCTGGTATCAAAGAGTGGAGAAAGAGAGGATTTTCTTCTAACAAACTTGTAATTGGTTTACCTTATCATGGATATGCTTGGAAACTTGTGGAACAAGGTGAAGGTGGTGTTGGAAAACCAGCTTCTGGTCCATCTACTACTAAGGATGGTTCTATGAGTTATAAGTGGATAAAAAGTTTCATTAAAAGCTTTGGAGATGGAGTAGTTTCAAGCTATAATGATACTATTATAGTGAATTATTTCATTGTTGCTTCCACTACTTGGGTTAATTTTGATGATGTGGAAGCTATTAAAGAAAAAGTTTCTTATGCAAAGAAAAATGGATTACTTGGTTACAATGTGTTTCAAGTTGGGAATGATGACAATTGGGTCCTTTCAATGGCAGCAG GAACCGTAACCGTTATTACAAAAATGATACACAAATTGAAGATATATTTATCCGCAGCTGAAAAAGATGTTGACGAAGATTCTTATGATTTGATAGTATTTGGCTATCTCACAATTAAAGTAGCAACAGATAACTTCTCAACAGAAAATAAGCTCGGAGAAGGTGGATTTGGTGCAGTGTACAAGGTGACACTTGAAAATACATCTGTTTGTGAAATGTTTCATGCAAATAGAAACTGTGATAAGACTGTGAATACTTATGATTTGTTTTGTCAGGGAAAATTACGAAAGGGACAGGAAATAGCTGTCAAAAGACTCTCGGAAAACTCGAATCAAGGACTTGAAGAGTTCAGAAATGAGATCACACTCACAGCAAGATTGCAACATGTGAATTTAGTTAGACTTTTGGGCTACTGCACAAAAAGGAATGAGAAGCTTCTCATCTATGAATATCTCCCAAATAAAAGCTTAGATCATTTTCTCTTTG ATCCAAGGAAATCAATTCTTCTAGATTGGAGGAAGCGTGTGAATATCATTGAAGGAATTACTCAAGGCCTTGTTTATCTCCAAGAGTACTCAAATTTTACTATAATCCACCGAGATCTTAAAGCTAGTAATGTTTTGTTAGACCATGAGATGAATCCTAAGATAGCCGATTTTGGTCTCGCTAGAATTTTTGGGAAGAATGAACTTGAAGCAAATACAAGCAGAATCGTGGGGACATA TGGATCCGTACCTCCCGAGTATGTCAGAAAAGGCATATACTCGCCCAAGTATGATGTTTATAGTTTTGGAGTCCTTCTCTTGCAGGTCATAAGTGGGAAGAGATCTTCACATTATTACGGCTCacatgaaaatatgaaccttTTGGAATAC GCACATGAGCTGTGGATGGAAGGAAGAGGTGATGAGTTTTTGGACCCTTCATTGGATGATTCAACATGTCATTGTAAAATCATGAGATGCATGCAGGTTGGTCTTTTGTGTGTTCAAGAGAACTCAGCAGATAGACCTTCCATGCTAGAAGTTGATTCACTGCTCAAGAATGAAGGTACACCTGTTGGTACTCCCAACATGCCAGCTTTTTCGATGAAAAAACACGAAGATGACAAGGGAGATACAATGAATGATGTTACAATTTCTGAGATGGTAGCAAGATAA